In the Fusobacterium perfoetens genome, one interval contains:
- the ispG gene encoding flavodoxin-dependent (E)-4-hydroxy-3-methylbut-2-enyl-diphosphate synthase: MMRKTREIKIGNLYIGGENPIIIQSMTNTPTEDVEKTVAQIKELEKAGCELVRVTVNTEKAAEAIKEIKKQINIPLVADIHFDYKLALKAMENGIDKLRINPGNIGDDEKVRLVVEKAKESNVPIRIGVNSGSVEKKILEKYGRVTADGMVESAMYHVNLLEKYGFNNIIISLKASNVKMMVDAYRKISELVDYPLHLGVTEAGTEFQGTVKSAIGIGSLLVDGIGNTIRVSLTENPVEEIKVAKEILKVLGLREGVEIVSCPTCGRTQIDLIGLAKKVEKEFGNIEKNIKIAVMGCVVNGPGEAKEADIGVAGGKGEGLLFKKGEIVKKVKEEEIIPELRKMLEEIL, translated from the coding sequence ATTATGAGAAAAACAAGAGAGATAAAAATAGGTAATTTATATATTGGCGGAGAAAATCCTATTATTATTCAGTCTATGACAAATACTCCTACTGAAGATGTAGAAAAAACAGTGGCTCAAATAAAAGAATTAGAAAAAGCTGGTTGTGAATTAGTAAGAGTTACAGTAAACACAGAAAAAGCAGCAGAAGCTATAAAAGAGATAAAAAAGCAAATAAATATTCCACTTGTGGCAGATATACATTTTGATTATAAGTTAGCTTTAAAAGCTATGGAAAATGGAATAGACAAACTTAGAATAAATCCTGGAAATATAGGTGATGATGAAAAGGTAAGACTTGTGGTAGAAAAAGCAAAAGAATCAAATGTTCCTATAAGAATTGGAGTAAATAGTGGTTCTGTTGAAAAAAAAATATTAGAAAAATATGGAAGAGTAACTGCTGATGGAATGGTAGAAAGTGCTATGTACCACGTTAATCTTTTGGAAAAATATGGATTTAATAATATTATAATCTCACTAAAAGCTAGTAATGTAAAAATGATGGTTGATGCTTATAGAAAAATATCAGAGCTTGTTGATTATCCATTACATTTAGGGGTTACAGAAGCTGGAACAGAATTTCAAGGAACAGTAAAATCAGCTATTGGAATAGGAAGTCTTTTAGTTGACGGAATTGGAAATACAATAAGAGTTTCATTAACAGAAAATCCAGTTGAAGAGATAAAAGTGGCAAAAGAAATTTTAAAAGTTTTAGGATTAAGAGAGGGAGTAGAGATAGTTTCTTGTCCTACTTGTGGAAGAACTCAAATAGATTTAATTGGACTTGCTAAAAAAGTTGAAAAAGAGTTTGGAAATATAGAAAAAAATATAAAAATAGCTGTTATGGGTTGTGTTGTAAATGGACCTGGAGAAGCTAAAGAAGCAGACATTGGAGTTGCTGGTGGAAAAGGAGAGGGACTTTTATTTAAAAAAGGAGAGATTGTAAAAAAAGTTAAAGAGGAAGAAATTATCCCAGAACTTAGAAAAATGTTAGAGGAAATTTTGTAA
- a CDS encoding GNAT family N-acetyltransferase — protein sequence MYKVLYGEEIKKYTNTFKRMEKLLPKLNEAECIILEEDKETIGYISAWKEDKKYKIENIFIRKEDRYKSAGTKLINFFINHSKKNGKREIEYVGGEQTVISFLKKYRFKEKDGKIVLDIYEDSKRKKDGFAVVISSIFLNIFLAVIKIFGGIKGKSNALLADGFNSLSDVASSTAILLGIHFSNMPEDEDHPYGHEKIESIIGIMVGIFVVITGVELGKDAVIKLLNKDYTAIPNFSTIYLAMISIVVKYGMYFYKMKIGKATKNTALIADARDSKSDVLSSSGVVIGILLSIYVSPIFDIIVSIVVAGLILKEGISTIFEVSDIILDRQEEDFIQEIEDYIYHNTDIKNVHDIYMRRSGDKIFLSLHIRVDKNMTVYASHSLADNLEESIMTDFKEVKEVMIHIDSLLD from the coding sequence ATGTATAAAGTTTTATATGGAGAAGAAATAAAAAAATATACAAATACTTTTAAAAGAATGGAAAAACTTCTTCCAAAATTAAATGAAGCTGAATGTATAATATTGGAAGAGGATAAAGAAACTATCGGATATATTTCTGCTTGGAAAGAGGATAAAAAATATAAGATAGAAAATATCTTTATAAGAAAAGAAGATAGATATAAATCAGCTGGAACTAAACTTATTAACTTTTTTATAAATCATAGCAAAAAGAATGGAAAAAGAGAGATTGAATATGTAGGTGGAGAACAAACAGTTATATCTTTTTTGAAAAAATATAGATTTAAAGAAAAAGATGGAAAAATAGTCCTTGATATATATGAGGATTCTAAAAGGAAAAAAGATGGCTTTGCAGTAGTTATAAGCTCAATATTTTTAAATATATTTTTGGCAGTTATAAAGATTTTTGGTGGAATAAAAGGAAAATCAAATGCTTTATTAGCTGACGGATTTAACTCACTATCAGATGTGGCAAGTTCAACAGCTATTCTTTTAGGGATACATTTCAGTAATATGCCAGAAGATGAAGACCACCCTTACGGTCATGAAAAAATAGAAAGTATAATAGGAATAATGGTTGGAATTTTTGTTGTTATAACAGGGGTTGAGCTTGGAAAAGATGCTGTGATAAAACTTTTAAATAAAGATTATACAGCTATTCCAAATTTTTCAACAATATATCTTGCAATGATATCTATCGTTGTAAAATATGGAATGTATTTTTATAAAATGAAAATAGGAAAGGCTACAAAAAATACAGCATTAATAGCTGATGCAAGAGATAGTAAAAGTGATGTATTATCTTCTAGTGGAGTAGTTATAGGGATTTTACTTTCAATCTATGTGTCTCCAATTTTTGATATAATAGTTAGTATTGTAGTTGCAGGACTTATTTTAAAAGAGGGAATAAGTACAATATTTGAAGTTTCAGATATAATTCTTGATAGACAAGAGGAAGATTTTATTCAAGAGATAGAAGATTATATTTATCATAATACAGATATAAAAAATGTTCACGATATATATATGAGACGTTCTGGGGATAAAATATTTTTGAGTTTGCATATAAGAGTTGATAAAAATATGACAGTTTATGCGTCACACAGCCTTGCAGATAATTTGGAAGAGTCAATAATGACAGATTTTAAAGAAGTGAAAGAAGTTATGATTCATATAGATTCGTTATTAGATTAA
- a CDS encoding RNA polymerase sigma factor: MDFDEIYDEYFDRIYYKILGSVKNAEDAEDIAQEVFVSVYKNLSKFRADSKIYTWIYRIAINKTYDFFRKKKIDLELNEEILNIEDNSDLNSPMIIQENLKKLSKEEREILLLKDVYGYKLREISDLKGRNISTIKSIYYKALKSLEEDK; encoded by the coding sequence ATGGATTTTGATGAAATATATGATGAATATTTCGATCGTATTTATTATAAAATCCTAGGCTCAGTAAAAAATGCAGAAGACGCGGAAGATATAGCTCAAGAAGTATTCGTGAGTGTTTATAAAAATTTATCTAAGTTTCGAGCTGACAGTAAGATTTATACTTGGATATATAGGATTGCTATCAACAAAACTTATGATTTCTTCAGGAAAAAGAAAATTGATTTAGAATTAAATGAAGAGATTTTAAATATAGAAGATAATAGTGATCTGAATAGTCCTATGATAATTCAAGAAAATCTTAAAAAGTTGAGTAAAGAGGAAAGAGAAATATTGTTGTTGAAAGATGTATATGGTTATAAGTTGCGTGAAATTTCAGATTTAAAAGGAAGAAATATATCGACTATAAAATCTATTTATTATAAAGCTTTGAAGAGTTTAGAGGAGGACAAGTGA
- a CDS encoding PTS transporter subunit IIC — MGVREFLRKKDVIFSTERYLIVAMSNMAMGLFSSLLVGTILKTVGTKLNISYLVEVVSPLAMQMTGPAIGVSIAYGLKAPGLVLFASTITGAFGNKVGGPVGAFFGTIVGVEIGKLISKETKIDIILTPVLTILTGMLAGELIGPTVARVMSSFGKVIMVATDLQPFYMGICISVLMGIALTLPISSAAICMMLGLSGLAGGAATVGCCCQMVGFAVMSFKENGFGGLAAQGLGTSMLQMGNIIRNWKIWIPPTLASAVLGPVATIIFKMENSPIGSGMGTCGLVGQIATVGTMEEIGRGGTNLYLTILLLHIVLPAILTLFFAHIMRKKNLIKDGDLKLEL, encoded by the coding sequence ATGGGAGTAAGAGAATTTTTAAGAAAAAAAGATGTTATCTTTAGTACAGAAAGGTATTTGATAGTTGCAATGAGTAATATGGCAATGGGACTTTTTTCATCGCTACTTGTGGGAACTATTTTAAAAACAGTGGGAACAAAATTAAATATTAGTTATTTAGTTGAAGTTGTATCACCACTTGCTATGCAAATGACAGGACCAGCAATAGGAGTTTCAATAGCATATGGTTTAAAAGCACCAGGACTAGTTTTGTTTGCTTCTACAATAACAGGAGCTTTTGGAAATAAAGTTGGTGGACCAGTTGGAGCTTTTTTTGGGACAATAGTTGGAGTAGAAATAGGAAAATTAATATCTAAAGAAACAAAAATAGATATAATTTTAACTCCAGTACTTACAATTTTAACAGGAATGTTAGCGGGAGAATTAATAGGACCAACAGTTGCAAGAGTAATGTCATCTTTTGGTAAAGTTATAATGGTAGCAACAGATTTACAACCATTCTATATGGGAATTTGTATCTCAGTTCTTATGGGAATAGCTTTAACTTTACCTATAAGTAGTGCAGCTATTTGTATGATGCTTGGACTAAGTGGACTTGCAGGGGGAGCAGCTACAGTTGGTTGTTGTTGTCAAATGGTTGGATTTGCCGTGATGAGTTTTAAAGAAAATGGATTTGGTGGACTTGCAGCTCAAGGACTTGGAACATCAATGCTTCAAATGGGAAATATAATTAGAAACTGGAAAATTTGGATTCCACCTACACTTGCTTCTGCGGTACTTGGACCAGTGGCTACAATAATATTTAAAATGGAAAATAGTCCTATTGGCTCAGGAATGGGAACTTGTGGTTTAGTTGGACAAATCGCTACAGTTGGTACAATGGAAGAGATTGGAAGAGGGGGAACAAATCTTTATCTTACAATTTTACTTTTACATATTGTACTACCAGCAATATTAACACTTTTCTTTGCTCATATAATGAGAAAGAAAAATTTAATAAAAGATGGAGATTTAAAACTAGAATTATAA